The following proteins come from a genomic window of Candidatus Zixiibacteriota bacterium:
- a CDS encoding thioredoxin fold domain-containing protein, with protein sequence MGGRLRFCSALAALVMLSVGMVGCGDDTVAPEYQYGIAPLADTIHWQSTSVIWTGANAKTASILIVGADWCGWCEKLREETLTDRSVMGLVEKYFAACIIDGDSDSLITVGDSTMSCHDAVRAVFGVRGYPTTIFFDNDGSELQRVPGYYDAENYANLLWQEVERARAN encoded by the coding sequence ATGGGTGGTCGATTGAGGTTTTGCAGCGCTCTGGCAGCGCTGGTCATGTTATCGGTCGGGATGGTCGGCTGCGGCGATGATACCGTAGCGCCGGAGTACCAGTACGGGATTGCGCCGCTGGCCGACACGATTCATTGGCAGTCGACGAGCGTCATCTGGACGGGCGCGAATGCGAAAACGGCATCGATTCTGATCGTCGGCGCCGACTGGTGCGGTTGGTGCGAGAAGTTGCGGGAGGAGACGCTGACCGATCGCAGCGTGATGGGTCTGGTGGAGAAGTATTTCGCGGCGTGCATTATCGACGGCGACAGCGACAGTCTGATCACGGTCGGTGATTCGACGATGAGCTGTCACGATGCTGTGCGCGCGGTATTTGGTGTCAGGGGATATCCGACGACGATTTTTTTCGACAACGACGGCAGCGAACTGCAGAGAGTTCCGGGCTACTACGATGCGGAAAACTACGCGAACCTGCTCTGGCAAGAGGTGGAGCGGGCGCGGGCAAACTGA
- a CDS encoding helix-turn-helix transcriptional regulator, with translation MLRLLSKGRQTRPLRKCRGEIGSLRSALDFFLDIYPLRIYVAGVKRDKVNTPLTPAVLHILLALSARERHGYGIMKQVASDSQGKVKMGPGTLYGSIGRMLEAGLIAESDKKVDPELDDERRVYYKITGLGRKTLAAELERYREVVSVAKLKGLSPDASAYGF, from the coding sequence ATGTTGCGGCTACTGTCGAAGGGTAGGCAGACCCGACCCCTACGGAAGTGCAGAGGCGAAATTGGCTCGTTACGGTCAGCCTTGGACTTTTTTCTTGACATATATCCGTTACGGATATATGTTGCCGGCGTGAAGAGAGACAAGGTCAACACGCCGCTCACGCCGGCGGTGCTGCATATCCTGCTGGCGCTGTCGGCCAGAGAGCGCCACGGGTACGGGATCATGAAGCAGGTCGCTTCCGATTCGCAGGGAAAAGTCAAAATGGGTCCAGGAACGCTCTACGGCTCGATCGGTAGAATGCTTGAGGCGGGGCTGATCGCCGAGAGCGACAAGAAGGTCGATCCCGAACTGGACGATGAACGCCGCGTCTACTACAAGATCACCGGGCTCGGACGCAAGACGCTCGCCGCCGAACTGGAGCGCTACCGCGAGGTTGTCTCGGTGGCCAAGTTGAAAGGGCTTTCGCCGGATGCATCGGCCTATGGCTTCTGA
- a CDS encoding methyltransferase domain-containing protein: protein MPEWFETMADPLWLLPDEQGQEEAQFIAQALHLRKGQAVLDAPSGAGRIAIHVAQRGCRVTLLDLRATFLRRARQRFRRGGQVGRFVRGDLRELDFEDEFDAIYNWLGSFGYFPDRENAELVVHFARALRKGGRLLIAQPNREFILRHFMRRIPAYNCISHNSWDAKRKRVISRRYVDGVYDPKNISSMRLYSPGEMMRLYRSAGLRLEAIYGSLEGDAYCKASRQMYVVGRKG, encoded by the coding sequence ATGCCCGAGTGGTTTGAAACGATGGCCGATCCGCTGTGGCTTCTTCCGGACGAACAGGGCCAGGAGGAGGCGCAGTTCATCGCGCAGGCGCTGCATTTGCGCAAGGGGCAGGCGGTGCTGGATGCGCCGAGCGGCGCGGGGCGCATTGCGATTCATGTGGCACAGCGCGGCTGCCGGGTCACGCTGCTGGATCTGCGGGCGACGTTCCTGCGGCGGGCGCGGCAGCGGTTTCGGCGCGGGGGACAAGTTGGCCGTTTCGTCAGGGGCGATCTTCGGGAACTGGATTTCGAAGATGAGTTTGACGCGATCTACAATTGGCTCGGGAGTTTCGGGTATTTCCCGGACCGGGAGAATGCCGAGCTGGTGGTGCATTTTGCGCGGGCGCTGCGGAAGGGCGGGCGGCTTTTGATCGCGCAGCCGAACCGGGAATTCATTCTGCGGCATTTCATGCGCAGAATCCCAGCGTACAATTGCATTTCGCACAACAGTTGGGATGCGAAGCGCAAGCGGGTGATTTCGCGGCGTTACGTGGACGGCGTGTACGACCCGAAGAATATTTCCTCAATGCGGTTGTACTCACCGGGAGAGATGATGCGGCTATATCGGAGCGCCGGGCTGCGGCTGGAGGCGATCTACGGATCGCTGGAGGGGGATGCCTACTGCAAGGCGAGCCGGCAGATGTATGTGGTGGGGAGGAAGGGGTAG
- a CDS encoding GIY-YIG nuclease family protein, translating into MKAGYVYILASRRNGTLYVGVTSDLKGRVWEHKTDMVEGFTSKYGVHMLVYYEVAGDIRSAITREKQLKKWNRGWKLRLIESFNPTWRDLYEDL; encoded by the coding sequence ATGAAAGCGGGCTACGTCTACATCCTGGCGTCCAGACGTAATGGGACACTTTATGTCGGTGTAACATCCGACCTCAAGGGGCGAGTGTGGGAGCACAAGACCGACATGGTTGAAGGCTTCACGTCGAAGTATGGCGTACACATGCTGGTTTACTATGAGGTAGCTGGAGACATTCGTAGTGCCATCACGCGGGAAAAGCAGTTGAAGAAGTGGAATCGGGGTTGGAAGCTGAGACTCATCGAAAGTTTCAATCCAACATGGCGGGATCTATATGAAGATTTGTGA